DNA sequence from the Deferribacterota bacterium genome:
CGGAAAATCTGACTTGCGAAGTCGGAGGATTGATAGGAAAAGATGGCCTGTGATGGCGTAAATACGGGGAAATTCTGACTTGCGAAGTCGGAGGATGTTGTTTATGGATAGTACAAGGGATGAAGAATATATAATTAAAGAACTTTTAACTCTAGCAAAGAAAGCAAGGGAATATGCATATGCACCCTTTTCTAATTATAAGGTTGGGGCTGCTGTTTATACAGAAAATAATAAATATTATACTGGATGTAATATAGAGAATACCTCTTTCGGGGCAACAATATGTGCAGAAAGGGTTGCAATGTCAAAAGCTATATCTGAAAATGGATATATTAAAATAACGTTCATATCAGTATATGCACAAAATCCTATACCTTGTGGTATATGTAGACAATTTTTGAGTAACTTTTCCTACGATGAGACAAAGGTTATATTAGTTAATGCAGACGACAAATATAAAATTATGCTTTTTAAGGAACTTATGCCCTACCCTTTTACTAAACTTCAATAAATATTTACTCAAATACGATCTATATTCTCTCTATAAATCTTTCTAACAACAAAGGATAATCCTAATATCCCTATTAAATTAGGAAAGGCCATAAGCCCATTAAAAATATCAGAAAGCGCCCATACTAGCTCTGTCTTCCTTAAAGCCCCAAATAAAACAGCTAAACAAAAAATATATCTATATATTCTAACAATGGGTTCTCCTGCAAGAAAACGAACGCATTGACTACCATAAAAAGACCATCCTAAAATAGTAGAATAGGCAAACAATATAAGACTAACGGAAACTATAGAAGGACCAATAGGGCCAAAAACACTTTCGAAGGATAAATTAGTAAGCTCAGTTGTGCTTAATCCAGAATGCCATGAATCTGTTAGTAAGATGCAGAAAGCTGTCATAGAACAAATTATTATAGTATCAAAAAATACACCAGTCATTGAGACTAAACCTTGCTTTACAGGATTATCTGTTATTGCTGCAGCATGAGCAATTGGTGTTGAACCCAGTCCTGCTTCATTAGAAAAAACACCCCTTGCAACGCCAAATCGTATTGCTTCTTTAACACTTGCTCCAGCAAAACCACCAATAGCAG
Encoded proteins:
- the cdd gene encoding cytidine deaminase; this encodes MDSTRDEEYIIKELLTLAKKAREYAYAPFSNYKVGAAVYTENNKYYTGCNIENTSFGATICAERVAMSKAISENGYIKITFISVYAQNPIPCGICRQFLSNFSYDETKVILVNADDKYKIMLFKELMPYPFTKLQ